A window of the Hordeum vulgare subsp. vulgare chromosome 5H, MorexV3_pseudomolecules_assembly, whole genome shotgun sequence genome harbors these coding sequences:
- the LOC123397974 gene encoding NDR1/HIN1-like protein 6, which produces MGKRSVPRYPEDENKGGGICCCLCGCCCFLLVIMALVAGAVIHFFYTMHPKAPSYSISKMAVSKFDFSSSDLTLYTKLVATVRAENPNDKIGIKYAEGSHTVVSYRGTPLCSGKLPTFFQGHNNVTMLEISMEGRHGFGSGLQDALEESEKAGNVPLDVYVTVPVQLQLDTYDLSQIKVNVHAALVVDSISPKKPPTIKSATYQGNVEF; this is translated from the coding sequence ATGGGGAAGCGCAGCGTCCCCCGCTACCCCGAGGACGAGAACAAAGGCGGCGGCATTTGCTGCTGCTTGTGCGGCTGCTGCTGCTTCCTCTTAGTCATCATGGCGTTGGTGGCCGGCGCGGTGATCCACTTCTTCTACACCATGCACCCCAAGGCGCCGTCCTACTCCATTAGCAAGATGGCCGTCTCGAAGTTCGACTTCAGCTCCTCCGACCTCACGCTCTACACTAAGCTCGTCGCCACCGTCCGCGCCGAGAACCCCAACGACAAGATCGGCATCAAGTACGCGGAGGGCTCCCACACTGTCGTCTCCTACCGCGGCACGCCGCTGTGCTCCGGCAAACTCCCGACCTTCTTCCAGGGCCACAACAACGTCACCATGCTGGAGATCTCCATGGAGGGGCGCCACGGGTTCGGGTCCGGTCTGCAGGACGCGCTCGAGGAGAgcgagaaggccggcaacgtgccGCTCGACGTATACGTCACCGTGCCGGTGCAGCTGCAGCTGGATACCTACGACTTGTCGCAGATCAAGGTGAACGTGCACGCGGCTCTCGTCGTCGACAGCATATCACCCAAGAAGCCGCCTACCATCAAGTCGGCCACTTACCAGGGCAACGTGGAGTTCTGA